ACCTGTGGTCAGTTACTGCAGGAAAACTTCCCGGTCAAAACAGATGATACGGATGAGCTGCCAAACCTGATCATCGACTGAACTAAAAATCTCCGCCCGTGCAGTTCATCTGCCGAGCGTCCCCCTTGTTCAAGGTTTAACCATGTGCAACATCATAAAAATACTTGTTATCAGCCCGCTGATGTTGCTGATGCTCCTGATCGGTTCGGCCTCTGCGGCCGAGTCTCCGGTCTATTATTCCGATTACTTCTCTTTTATCGGTCAGGATGAAACCGGCTACCTGCTCTTCGCCCTCGATAACAACCGGGGAGTAGATAAGGGTAAATTTCAGGCCGCGCATTTTGGCGTTCTCTACGATGAACATCAGGGCTGGATCGACCTGGTCGGCACGGGGGCATATCCAAATCCCACGGAAATGTTGACCAAAATCCCCTACTCCACGACCTTTCAGATCTATGGACACTCGAATAGCGGGATCAGAATTCAAAGCCGCATCAACGATCTACGCCTCGAAATCAATCCCCTCCAGGTCAAACTCATAGGCCCGGACCCCGAACGCCACCAGCGCTGGGGCAACGCCGCAGCAGTGCTGTACTGGCAGGGGCGTACCATTCCTGGCCGGGTCATCCACGAGGAGTTGGATCTCGATAACCGGAACCGTCTGACCCACCGCTATTCCAGCGACTGGGATAATTTTCAGGGGTTTTATCTGGCCCTGTTGAATGGGCCCCCGGCCAGTTGGGGAGATATCTATCTGCAGGCTGAGGGGAAGAAGAATCTCAAGACCTTCGGCTTTTTTGATTCGGGTCACGAACAGGCAAAGATCAGCGCGCCTGATCTGGAGGTCAACAAAAAGGGCTGGGCCCTCGGTTTTTATCGCTGGGACAAGGGCTGGCAGATGCACCTCAACCCCGTGCCGAGCGCCGAGCTTCCGGACCCTCTCACCCCTTTACTGACCCTTAAGCAGGTCAGTCGCCAGACGATCAGCAACTGGGGGATCGGCGGCTTCGCCATCAGCGTGGTCGAAGGAAAGATTGAAACCGATGGCCGCAGCAATCGCGTGCTCGGGTTCGCTGAATTGATCAAATAGACCCGGATTCGGCCTTCAGCGCTTGAAACATCTTCCAGAGTTCAGCGGCCACCGGCCCGACTACTTCGTCCCGACGGCGCGCAACGCGAATTTCAAGCTGCGGCCTGTCACCATAATCCTCGATCTGCATCACCTCCAGCTGTCCACTCTTCAGTTCATCCGCAATCATATGCAGTTGCAACCGCCCCCAGCCCATCCCGGCCAGCAGAATCTGCTTTTTGGTCTGATGATCGTTGACCAGCCAACGCCGCCCATCAACAATCACCCCCAGACTTTTCTTACGCGGCTGGCGGCTGCTGTCGCGCACGACCACCTGAACCCGGTCTTTCAAATCAGCCAGCGACAAGGAATGGGCAGTGAATTCTGCCAGAAAGTCCGGGGCGGCGACGGGCACCATCTGGACCCGACTGAACGGGAAGGATTGCAGTTGAATGTTCTCTTCGAACCAGGGGGTGATGGCAATATCCGCGTCACTCTGCTCCAGTCGTTCCAGAGCACCCCAAAGCCTCTCGCCAACCAGTTCGATCGCAGTTTGCGGATATTTTTTTTCGAGCCGCCGCAACACCTCAAGCACCAGTGGCACCGGGCAACTCTCTTCAATCGCGATACATAACCTGGCTTCGTGCCCGCTGGCCAGATGAGCGGCCAGATCGGTCAAATGAGTCCCCTGCCGCAAGACTTCACGGGCCTGCTGACAGATCCTTTCGCCGGCCGGGGTTAAGCGGGCCCGATATTGATCCCGCGCCAGGAGGGTCAATCCGAGTTCATCTTCCAGCTTGCGGATCCCGACGCTGAGGGTCGGTTGCGTTCGGTGCAAGGCCTCAGCCGCAGCCAGCACGCTGCCGGACTCGGCAATCTGCACCAGAATTTTAAGTTGATCAAGAGTCATTACGATTCTCCTTGAATTAATAATAATAGATTTCATCAATACTCATTGTCGAATATAAATATTATTTTTCTATAGCGCCGTCCAGTATTGTGACCAAAATGGTTTTATTTCGAAGCTCAATGACCCGAAACAGGAGAACCAACATGTTAAAAAATCACTCTTGTCCATCGCACTGCTATTCGCCTTCGCCCAACCCGGCTTCAGCGCCAGCTACAAAATCGACCCGATGCACTCGGAAGTCGGCTTCACAGTGCAACACCTGATGTTCTTCAAAGTCAGCGGTTACTTTACCGACTTTGAGGATACAATTGAGGCTGATTCTCAGGCCAGGACGCTCTCTGCTGCGGCCGCCGTGATCAAAACCACCTCGGTCGATACGCGCATCGGAAAGCGGGGCAATCACCTGCGCAGCGCCGACTTTTTCGACGCGGCCAAGTTTCCTGAAATGATCTTTGTCAGCAAAAAGGTCGAGGGGAGCGGCAACGACATCAAGGTTTACGGCGACCTGACGATTCGCGGCACCACCAAACCGATTGTTCTCAGCGGCGCATTTCTCGGTGAGAACAAAGATGCCTGGGGCAATGTCCGCGCCGGATTTGCCGCCAAAGGGATGATCAACCGCAAGGATTTCGGCCTGACCTGGAACGCAATCCTTGAGTCCGGCGGGGTGACCGTCGGCGATGACGTAGAGATTACCCTGCAAGTTGAAGCGATCAAAAGTTAAAGAGCTTTTTCTGGCACACCAACAGCACGTGGGATCCAGAAGTTGAACCATAGATCGAAGAGCTGAACAGTTTCGAGCCAACAAATCGCTGCAAGTGCCCATCAGGAGCACACTTAGGAGATACAGTATGCAAGAATTACCCGCCATCTTTCTTTCGCACGGGGCACCGGATCTGGTGCTCTCGCAGGAACCCGCCCGGCAGGCGCTCATTGATCTGGGTAAAAGTCTACCCCGACCCAAGGGGATCCTGATCATTTCGGCGCATTGGCAAGCGGCGCAGTTCACCCTGGGGGAAGCCCTGCAATTTTCCACAATTTATGATTTCGGTGGTTTTCCTGCCGAGCTTTATCGTTTGACATACCCGGCTCAGGGCGCCGCGTGGCTGATCAGCCTTTGTCGCGAGGTGTTGCAGGAGGGGAATATTGATTTCAACGGCGATCCGCAGCGTGGCCTCGATCACGGAGCCTGGATTCCCTTGATGCTCGCCTGGCCCGAAGCCGAGATCCCGGTGCTCTCCCTCAGCCTCAAACGCGGCGCGTCTCTCACGGAGCACCTGGCCCTCGGCCGCGCCCTCGCGCCGCTGCGCAAGGCCGGGGTGCTGATCGTCGCATCGGGGGCGATCACCCACAACCTCGGCAAGCTGCTCCCTTCGGGGTCACCACCCGAACCCTGGGTGCTCGAATTCAGCAGCTGGGTCGAAGAGAAACTGCTGCAGGGGGCCAGCGCAGATCTGCTCGGTTATCGCGAACATGCCCCTCACGCCCGCCTGGCCCACCCGACACCTGAGCATTTCGAGCCGCTGCTCGTCGCTTACGGCGCCGGTAACGAACAACCCGGGACCCTGCTGCACCGCAGCTTCAGCTACGGCAATCTGGCGATGGAGACCTTTGCCTTCGGGGGAGGATGAATCAACGCGGTGGGTTAAACAATCTGCGGACGAGTAAATAAGCGCTGACGATGCAGGCTTCCTGCCTGGCGCGCGCGTAACTCCTGCGCACCAGGCAGGAAGCCTGAGCAGGGACACATCAGGAGTCCTGAGGTTTTTTTAAGGTACGGGCGACAAACTCATTGATCGCGGCATGGGTCTCGGCTGATTCCCAGAGCGCATACAGTTCAGTCGCCTGAGCTCTGCTTCTCGCATTGATCACCTCGCGCACCGGTTGGCGCAGCTGGCGTTTGGAAAAGCCAAAGAGACCCGGTCGAATCGCGGCCAGTGATTCTGCCGCAGCAAGAGCCTCACCCATAAGCTGCTCCGGCTCGACAACCACATCGATCAGACCGCGTTGCCGTGCCTCGGCCGGGGCATAGGTCGCTGCGTCCAGAATAACCTCGGCGATGAAATCAGGATTGGTTCTGGCGCGCATGATCTCAAGGGCCACCACCGGGAAAGGCACCCCGACCCGTAATTCAGGCACTCCGATCCGGGACTTTCCCGCCGCCATAAAACGCCGATCAGCACAACAGGTCAGCAAACATCCACCGGCGATAGCATGCCCGTTAACCGCCGCAACAACCGGCTTGTTGCAGAAAAACAGAGTTGTCAGCAGTTCATCGAGGGCGGGGAGAAACTGGCGGACATAATCAACCCCACCGGCCAGAAGCTGCGGCAAATCAACCCCGGCCGAAAAAATCTTCCCCTGCCCGGTGAGCACAATCGCACGGGATGAGTGTTCCGCCAACTCCCGAATCATATTGCTCAGGTCGACACAAAAGTTCAGATCCATGGCGTTCGCCGACCCATACTGCATGCGCAGAATCGCAATATCATCTTTCTTTTCAACAGCAAACATAGGTTTCTCCTATTTTGACACGAAAACTCCCAAGACGAATCAAAAGTGCCCAGCTGCTAGGCGCCCACAGCCTGAAGAGTGAGGTGTAGCGGTAGCTACTCCGCAGCGATTCAGGCAAGGGCAACGCCGCAGATGGGTGCTTTTCATCCGCCGCCTACATGTTGCGGCGATACTGCCCGCCAACCTCATACAACGCCGCGCTGATCTGCCCGAGTGAGGCGACCTTGACCGTCTCCATCAGCTCGGCGAAGATGTTGCCCCCGCTTTCGGCCGCCTGCTGCAAGCGCTTGAGCGCAGCCCCGGCTTCAGCTGCATGTTCGGACTGAAATGCGCGCAGGTTGGTGATCTGGTGACGCTTCTCCTCTTCGGTCGAACGGGCCAGTTCGCCGGGGATTACGTAACCATCAGCATTCTTCGGGTTCAGGTAGGTGTTAACCCCGATGATCGGCAGCTCACCGGTGTGCTTCTGATGTTCGTAGAGCATGGACTCTTCCTGAATCTTGGTGCGCTGATACAGGGTCTCCATCGCCCCGAGCACCCCGCCACGCTGATTGATCTGTTCGAACTGCGCCAGCACCGCCGCTTCGACCAGATCGGTCAGCTCCTCGACGATGAAGGAGCCCTGCAGGGGATTTTCGTTCCTGGCCATCCCCAGCTCCTTGTTGATGATCAACTGGATCGCCATCGCACGCCGCACCGACTCTTCAGTCGGGGTAGTCACCGCCTCGTCGTAGGCGTTGGTGTGCAGCGAGTTACAGTTGTCATAAATCGCCATCAGCGCCTGAAGAGTTGTGCGGATATCGTTGAAATTCATCTCCTGGGCGTGCAGCGACCTTCCTGAGGTCTGGATGTGATACTTGAGCATCTGGCTTTTGGTGTTGGCGCCGTAACGCTCGCGCATCACCACCGACCAGATCCGGCGTGCAACCCGCCCGATCACGGTGTATTCAGAGTCGAGACCGTTGCTGAAGAAGAAAGAGAGGTTGCCGGCAAAGTCATCGATGTGCATGCCCCGCGCCAGATAATACTCGACGAAGGTAAAGCCGTTCGAGAGGGTGAAGGCCAGCTGGCTGATCGGGTTGGCGCCGGCCTCGGCGATATGATAGCCGCTGATCGAGACCGAGTAGTAATTGCGCACCTTCTGATCGATAAAATACTGCTGCACATCCCCCATCATGCGCAACGCGAACTCAGTGGTGAAGATGCAGGTGTTCTGCCCCTGATCCTCTTTTAATATATCAGCCTGCACCGTGCCGCGCACCGTCTGCAGGGTCCAGCTCTGGATCTCGGCCGCCTCGGCAGCCGTCGGTTGACGCCCGTTATCGGCTTTGAACTTATCCAGCTGCTGGCGGATAGCGGTGTTCATGAACATCGCCAAAAGCATCGGCGCCGGACCGTTGATGGTCAGCGAGACCGAGGTCATCGGATCGCAAAGATCGAAGCCGGCGAACAGCTTTTGCATGTCGTTCAGGGTACAGATCGACACCCCGGACATCCCGACCTTGCCGTAGATGTCGGGGCGCTCGTCCGGGTCTTCCCCATACAGGGTCACGCTGTCGAAGGCGGTCGAGAGCCGCTTGGCGTCATCATCCTGGGTCAGGTAGTGAAAACGTCGATTGGTGCGTTCGGGCGTCCCCTCACCGGCAAACTGGCGCTTGGGATCTTCGGCGGTGCGCTTGAAGGGGAAGAGACCAGCGGTGTAGGGGAAGAAACCGGGGGCGTTCTCCGTCATGCACCAGCGGATAATCTCGCCGTAATCGGCAAAATCGGGCAGACAGACCCTGGGGATTCGCGTCCCAGAAAGGGTGGTGGTGGTCAGTTCGGTACGGATCTCCTTGTCACGCACACGGGTCACCATGACCTCTTCACGGTAGGCCTTCTTAAGCGCGGGCCAGGTTTGCAGCAGCTTACGGTTCTCCTCGCTGAGGGCGGCTTCGGCCCGGGTTACCAGGGTCTCAAGATCGGCGATCTGACAGGCACATTTTTCAGCCAGCAGGTCGCGCGCGCCGGAGAGCTGAAAGAGCTGCCGCCCGACAAGCACCTGACTTTCGACCTGTTTGCGATAAGCCCTGACACTGTGAACGATCTCGGCCAGATAGCCGATCTGCTCCGGCGGGATGATCTGCTGGGCCAGGCTCTGTCCCTCACCCACTTCGAGTTGCGACTCCCAATCGAGAGTACATTTATCATTGAGCAGGTCGATCAGCGCACGGTAGAGCCGATTGACCCCGATGTCGTTGAACTGACTGGCGATGGTGCCGAAGACCGGCAGCTCCTCATCGGCGGCATCGAACAGTTTGCGGTTGCGCCGGTACTGTTTGCGCACGTTGCGCAGAGCGTCCTCGGCGCCGCGTTTCTCCATCTTGTTGAGCACGATCAGATCGGCGAAGTCGAGCATATCGATCTTCTCCAACTGGGTCGGCGCACCGAACTCGCTGGTCATGACATAGAGCGACAAATCGCAAACCTCGACAATCCCGGCATCCCCCTGACCGATCCCGCTGGTCTCGACGATGATCAGGTCGAAACGCGCCGCCTTCAGCACCTCGAGCGCCTCGTGGATTGCGGTCGAGAGCTCACTGCGCGAATCGCGCGTCGCCAGCGAACGCATAAAGACCCGCGGCGTATCGATGGCGTTCATGCGGATACGGTCACCGAGCAGAGCACCGCCGGTGCGCTTGCGGGTCGGATCGACGGACAGTATCGCGACGGTCTTGTCACTGAAATCGCGCAGAAAACGCCTGACCAACTCATCGGTCAGCGAGCTTTTGCCCGCCCCGCCGGTGCCGGTAATGCCGAGCACCGGCACCGGCCGAGCCAGAGCGTGAACCGCTTTTTGCTGGGCAGCCAGCTGATCATCGCGACTGTCGACCAGGCGCTCAGCGCTGGTAATCAGGCGGGCGATCGCCTGACAATCCCGCTGCGACAGACGTTTGAGATCACGCTCAAACTGCTGGGGTGTCTCAAAATCGCACTGCTCGAGCTTAAAGTTGACCATCCCCTGCAGCCCCATGCGCCGACCGTCTTCAGGGGAGAAAATTTTGCAAATCCCATAGTCTTCGAGCTCGCGAATCTCTTCCGGCAGGATGACGCCCCCGCCCCCACCGAAAATCCGGATATGTCCGGCATCCTGCGCAACCAGAAGATCACGGATATATTTGAAATATTCGAGATGCCCCCCCTGGTAGGAACTGACCGCGATCCCCTGCGCATCTTCCGTAATCGCCGCGGTGACGACCTCCTGCGCAGAACGATTGTGCCCCAGGTGCACAACTTCGGCGCCCGAGTCCTGCAGGATCCGGCGCATGATATTTATCGAGACATCATGACCATCATACAGGCTGGTAGCGGTCACAAAGCGGATAGGGTGCTGTGCCTGATAGACGGCATTCTCCATGGTGCGTTCTCCTTCTGTTGGCATGAGAGACAAAGAACAATGTTTTAGCAATCAGTATGCCACGCTTATATTTTACCTCAGCAGAGTAACTTAGGGCCGCGAGCCATCAGTCTTTTCGGAGATTGTGCGCAAAACCACCCGTGAACATCTTTCCCGCAACAGACCCGACATCTGTAAACACAGGTTTACACTTCTTTTTCAAAAGTCGGTAAATCGAAGGTTGGCCGGTGTCTACCCGGAGAACGCAATGGTGCAGGCTGTTTCCTCACAATCAAATTTTAGTTTCCAATGGCTAAACTAATTCTTTTTGAATTTTTTATAAAACACTGTATTATCATCTTTCAACTTTCACGAAAAGAGCGAGAGACAACCAACCCAAAGGGAGTCAATCCATGGGCTTTGCGCAGGTGGCAGAACGGGCCGGTTATAATCTGGACGGGGTCACCCCGTTAGAAGAGAGCTGGCTGGCGGTGCTTGATTCCGAGCAACGGATCATCACCTCCAACGAAGAATGCTTTGCCTTGCTCGCCAGACGACCCGAAGAACTGATTGGTCAGCGCCTTGGACAGGTGATTAAACTCGGTTTCCTCCATACCCTGCTGGTGCAGGGGGTCTGTTTCAAATCACAGCCGGTCTGGATCAACAACGTTAAACACTACTGCGACTATACGTCCCTCGGCAAAGACCCTCAGCTCTCCGCCGGCCTGTTCAGCCTGATGCGCAGCGAACAACTCACGACCTCCAGCCTGGAAATGCCGGACCTGCTCTGTTCCATGGACCAGGGCTCTACCCTCACCCAGGAGAGCCTGATTCTGGTCAACACCGACTGCATCATCACCATGATCAATCAACCCTTTGCCGACGTCCTCGGATTGCGCGCCGGCGAACTGCTCGGCAAACATGTCCACAAGGCCTACCCCAACTCAAACCCCTCACGCCTGCCGGTGGTCATGGATACCGGCCAGGCCGAAGTCGCCGAGCCGCACCTGCTCAACGGGCGCCAGACGGTGGTCAGCCGCTACCCGCTATTTAAAGAGGGGAAGATGCTCGGCGCCTGGGGGAAGGTGCTGTTCAGTGATATGCGCGAGCTCACCCGCATCGCTGACAAGTTCCAGAACTTCACCCCCAGCTCGAGCGCGCCCAAATCGCGGGGGCAATCCTCGGGCCTCAGTTTCAAGTACGACTGCAACAGTATCATCGGACACAGCAAACGGATGAAGGACCTCAAGGAGAAGCTGTTGCGCATCGCCGAACGACCCTCCAACGTCCTGCTGATGGGCGAGAGCGGCACCGGCAAGGAACTCTTCGCTCACGCCCTGCATGCGGCGAGCAAGCGGCGTTATGGCCCCTTCGTACGGGTCAACTGCGCGGCCATCCCCGACCTGCTGCTCGAATCAGAACTGTTCGGCTACACCGATGGTGCCTTTACTGGCGCAAAAAAAGGGGGCCAGATCGGCAAATTCGAACTGGCCGATGGCGGCACGATCTTTCTCGACGAGATCAGCGACATGCCGATGATCATGCAGGCCAAGCTGCTGCGCGTGCTCCAGGAACGCGAGGTCACCCCCTTGGGGAGTACGGCCACCAAACGGATCGACATCCGGGTGGTGGCAGCGACCAACGTGAATCTGGAAGAGAAGGTCCGAAACGGCCTGTTCCGCACCGACCTCTATTATCGACTGAACGTCATCGCTCTCGAAATCCCGGCCTTGCGTGAGCGGCGGGATGATATCTACTTTATCACCAAACATCTGATCGACGACTTTAATGCTGAGTTCGAAATGAACATTCAAGGCCTGGACGAAGAGGCCTGGCAACTTCTGAAAAACTATGACTTCCCCGGCAATATCCGCGAACTGCGCAATGCGATAGAGAGTGCCTTCAATATGGCCACCGGCACCAGGATTGAAGCCGGGGATCTACCGCGGCATATTCGTGGAGCTTCGCCGAGCGCCGTCTCGCCGCTGGACTCTTCCCAACAGGAGAACCTGCTCTCCTGCATCGGCCAGAAGCCCTTACAGGAGATTATGGACGAGATGGAACGGCTCTTGATTGAGGCCTCCCTGACACAGTCCGGCGGCAACAAACTGAACGCCGCAAGCGTGCTGGGAATCTCGCGCCCCGGTCTCTACAAAAAACTGCATAAATACCACCTCCAGTAGTCACCGGAGCAGGTGGCAACCCCGCCAACAACCGGGGATTCTGGTCTGACAACACGGTTCTTTGACGCTGACTTCTGCCGACTGTAAATGGGGTGTAACAGTGTAAACAAAAAGGACATCGATTGAGAT
Above is a genomic segment from Geopsychrobacter electrodiphilus DSM 16401 containing:
- the icmF gene encoding fused isobutyryl-CoA mutase/GTPase IcmF gives rise to the protein MENAVYQAQHPIRFVTATSLYDGHDVSINIMRRILQDSGAEVVHLGHNRSAQEVVTAAITEDAQGIAVSSYQGGHLEYFKYIRDLLVAQDAGHIRIFGGGGGVILPEEIRELEDYGICKIFSPEDGRRMGLQGMVNFKLEQCDFETPQQFERDLKRLSQRDCQAIARLITSAERLVDSRDDQLAAQQKAVHALARPVPVLGITGTGGAGKSSLTDELVRRFLRDFSDKTVAILSVDPTRKRTGGALLGDRIRMNAIDTPRVFMRSLATRDSRSELSTAIHEALEVLKAARFDLIIVETSGIGQGDAGIVEVCDLSLYVMTSEFGAPTQLEKIDMLDFADLIVLNKMEKRGAEDALRNVRKQYRRNRKLFDAADEELPVFGTIASQFNDIGVNRLYRALIDLLNDKCTLDWESQLEVGEGQSLAQQIIPPEQIGYLAEIVHSVRAYRKQVESQVLVGRQLFQLSGARDLLAEKCACQIADLETLVTRAEAALSEENRKLLQTWPALKKAYREEVMVTRVRDKEIRTELTTTTLSGTRIPRVCLPDFADYGEIIRWCMTENAPGFFPYTAGLFPFKRTAEDPKRQFAGEGTPERTNRRFHYLTQDDDAKRLSTAFDSVTLYGEDPDERPDIYGKVGMSGVSICTLNDMQKLFAGFDLCDPMTSVSLTINGPAPMLLAMFMNTAIRQQLDKFKADNGRQPTAAEAAEIQSWTLQTVRGTVQADILKEDQGQNTCIFTTEFALRMMGDVQQYFIDQKVRNYYSVSISGYHIAEAGANPISQLAFTLSNGFTFVEYYLARGMHIDDFAGNLSFFFSNGLDSEYTVIGRVARRIWSVVMRERYGANTKSQMLKYHIQTSGRSLHAQEMNFNDIRTTLQALMAIYDNCNSLHTNAYDEAVTTPTEESVRRAMAIQLIINKELGMARNENPLQGSFIVEELTDLVEAAVLAQFEQINQRGGVLGAMETLYQRTKIQEESMLYEHQKHTGELPIIGVNTYLNPKNADGYVIPGELARSTEEEKRHQITNLRAFQSEHAAEAGAALKRLQQAAESGGNIFAELMETVKVASLGQISAALYEVGGQYRRNM
- a CDS encoding DODA-type extradiol aromatic ring-opening family dioxygenase, which gives rise to MQELPAIFLSHGAPDLVLSQEPARQALIDLGKSLPRPKGILIISAHWQAAQFTLGEALQFSTIYDFGGFPAELYRLTYPAQGAAWLISLCREVLQEGNIDFNGDPQRGLDHGAWIPLMLAWPEAEIPVLSLSLKRGASLTEHLALGRALAPLRKAGVLIVASGAITHNLGKLLPSGSPPEPWVLEFSSWVEEKLLQGASADLLGYREHAPHARLAHPTPEHFEPLLVAYGAGNEQPGTLLHRSFSYGNLAMETFAFGGG
- a CDS encoding YceI family protein produces the protein MSIALLFAFAQPGFSASYKIDPMHSEVGFTVQHLMFFKVSGYFTDFEDTIEADSQARTLSAAAAVIKTTSVDTRIGKRGNHLRSADFFDAAKFPEMIFVSKKVEGSGNDIKVYGDLTIRGTTKPIVLSGAFLGENKDAWGNVRAGFAAKGMINRKDFGLTWNAILESGGVTVGDDVEITLQVEAIKS
- a CDS encoding sigma-54-dependent Fis family transcriptional regulator; the protein is MGFAQVAERAGYNLDGVTPLEESWLAVLDSEQRIITSNEECFALLARRPEELIGQRLGQVIKLGFLHTLLVQGVCFKSQPVWINNVKHYCDYTSLGKDPQLSAGLFSLMRSEQLTTSSLEMPDLLCSMDQGSTLTQESLILVNTDCIITMINQPFADVLGLRAGELLGKHVHKAYPNSNPSRLPVVMDTGQAEVAEPHLLNGRQTVVSRYPLFKEGKMLGAWGKVLFSDMRELTRIADKFQNFTPSSSAPKSRGQSSGLSFKYDCNSIIGHSKRMKDLKEKLLRIAERPSNVLLMGESGTGKELFAHALHAASKRRYGPFVRVNCAAIPDLLLESELFGYTDGAFTGAKKGGQIGKFELADGGTIFLDEISDMPMIMQAKLLRVLQEREVTPLGSTATKRIDIRVVAATNVNLEEKVRNGLFRTDLYYRLNVIALEIPALRERRDDIYFITKHLIDDFNAEFEMNIQGLDEEAWQLLKNYDFPGNIRELRNAIESAFNMATGTRIEAGDLPRHIRGASPSAVSPLDSSQQENLLSCIGQKPLQEIMDEMERLLIEASLTQSGGNKLNAASVLGISRPGLYKKLHKYHLQ
- a CDS encoding LysR family transcriptional regulator, translating into MTLDQLKILVQIAESGSVLAAAEALHRTQPTLSVGIRKLEDELGLTLLARDQYRARLTPAGERICQQAREVLRQGTHLTDLAAHLASGHEARLCIAIEESCPVPLVLEVLRRLEKKYPQTAIELVGERLWGALERLEQSDADIAITPWFEENIQLQSFPFSRVQMVPVAAPDFLAEFTAHSLSLADLKDRVQVVVRDSSRQPRKKSLGVIVDGRRWLVNDHQTKKQILLAGMGWGRLQLHMIADELKSGQLEVMQIEDYGDRPQLEIRVARRRDEVVGPVAAELWKMFQALKAESGSI
- a CDS encoding enoyl-CoA hydratase/isomerase family protein — translated: MFAVEKKDDIAILRMQYGSANAMDLNFCVDLSNMIRELAEHSSRAIVLTGQGKIFSAGVDLPQLLAGGVDYVRQFLPALDELLTTLFFCNKPVVAAVNGHAIAGGCLLTCCADRRFMAAGKSRIGVPELRVGVPFPVVALEIMRARTNPDFIAEVILDAATYAPAEARQRGLIDVVVEPEQLMGEALAAAESLAAIRPGLFGFSKRQLRQPVREVINARSRAQATELYALWESAETHAAINEFVARTLKKPQDS